In the Saccharococcus thermophilus genome, ATGAACCTCCTTCTGGTTTTCTTGACCGTATTTCACGGCATTATCTAATAAAATAACCAAAACTTGTTCTAAATGCCTAGCGACCATATTTATATATAATGATTCGCTACGTATTTTACGAAACTTATAATCTGTATAAACGTTTTCAAAATTTCGAATGACTTGATCAATGACCATGCTAACATCAACAGTCTCCCATTCTGTCGTATCGGGCGATTCGGACTCGGCACGTGATAATTCTAACAGTTCGTGTACTAATTGATTTAATCTTTCCACTTCCTTTAGACTGGACTGTAGGGACTTGTTTAAAACATTCGGGTCATTTTTGCCCCATCGGTTTAACATTGTTAAATGTCCTTTAATAATCGTTAGCGGCGTTCTTAATTCATGAGAGGCATCTTCGACAAATTGCTTTTGCTGCAAAAACGACTGTTCTAGGTCGTCCATTAAGTCATTAAAAAGTTTCCCTAGCTGTGCTAGTTCATCGTTCGTATCGTTTACAGGTACTCGTTCATTCAGTCCATTTTTCTTAATTCTCTTCACCGTATTTGTCATGGCTTGAACATTGACAAGAAGTTGTTTCGCAATAATCGCTCCACCTAAAAAACTTAAAATAATAGCTCCAATCCCGGTTGCTACCATGACGAAAAAAAACGCTTCCTGAAAATCATCAAACATTTCCATGTTACGAACAATTTCAATAGTTCCCGCAAACGTTGTCATCGGAGAGCGAAGAATCAACAACCGTTCTTGTTGATGATACGTTATTTCATATTGTAAGGATACCACTCGCTTCGGTTTTACCCAACTGCTAGGAACCGAATGAGATACTATTAAAACTGGTTTCCCTTTATCGTCTAAAATTCGAATCAATTGGTTTTTTTCATTAATTGTCGCGAAATATTGGGCATAACTTTTTAATTCGGAGGGAGTACGTATTGATTTTTCTTTAAAAAATGCTTCCAGTTCAATTAATTGATGCTTACTATTTTGTTTTTCATAATTGATGCTCCATTTCTCCATCACAACATACTGCAAAATATTATAGGACACAAACAAAATACATAACAGGGCGGAAGACCAAATGGTTAACTTCCATTTGATCGGCAATTTTCTGGTCAGCGATGACCACTTCATTCTCTCATCACATACCCGGCTCCTCGGACGGTCTGGATATATTGCTCTTTATCTTCCGCATTTAATTTATTCCGTAAATGCCGAACATACACGTCCACTACGTTTGTCTCTACAACAGAATCGTATCCCCATACTTGATCTAATAAAACCTCACGAGTTAAAACACGATTAATGTTTTTCATAAAAACAGAAAGAAGCTCGAATTCTTTATTCGTAAGTTCAATGAAATGCTCTCCACGTTTTAACATTCTAGATTCTAAGTCTAATTCAAGATCTTTAAACGTAAGAACGAGCGGTCTTGCTTCTTTTTTTCTTCTCTACGAAGAATGACACGAATCCGCGCCAATAACTCTTCGATCGCAAACGGTTTGACAACGTAATCATCCGCTCCACTATCTAATCCCATTACCCGATCCATGACGCTGTCTCTTGCTGTTAGCATAATAATCGGCGTATCTTTGACCATTCTTAAACGCCGGCAAACTTCGATTCCATTGAGGCCAGGTAACATCAAATCAAGCAAAATGACATGATAGTCTTGCTTCGTCGCAAGCTCAAGTCCTTGTCTCCCATCGTATGCTACATCCACTTCGTACCCTTCATATTGCAGTTCAAGTTCCAAAAACTCCACTAATCCTTCTTCATCCTCAATGATTAAAATGCGATACATACACACCCCTGCCTTACATCAATAAATGAATAACTAAATCTAACCAAACAATAGAGCCATTATTTGGTGAACTTTTTTATAACTTTTTATATTTTTTCCTTTGCCAAACATGCAATACGTATCCTGCAGCGATTGCTAGTATAAAACTGAAAAACGCTCCTCGCTATACACTCTTTCCATTTTATCAACATGACTAATAAAAAATAGCTACCATGGCTAGTTACAAAAAAGTTTTTTTATGTTTATCATACCGTCTCCTCATGAAGGTACCGTCAAGAATTTTGTGTAATGTAAATGGGGTAGGGTTTCTCTGAAATGGATTTGAATTGATAGGGGACTGATTTTCTCCACACAGGAGACTGAATATTCAGTCTCTTGTGTGGAAAGGGAGAATCCCCTTATTTTGTTTATTTACAATATTTGGTTAACAATAACGTTCTTCAAACATTCGTTGAAGGGCTTCCTGCGCTTCGGCAAATCCTCTTAACTTTCGCCCTGCCCATTTCTCATTAAAATCTTGGATGGTCAAATACACGACTTTTTCCGCGGCTTCTAAACTGCTCAAACTGTTCATCGGCTTTAGACGTTTCCGAATCTCTTTGATCGTTCGTTCGATGACATTCGTCGTGTAAATCACACTTCGAATACTGCTTGGATAATCCATAAATGTAAGGAGGACATCCAACTCATTGGCCCAAGATTGAACTTCTCTTGGATATTTGCTGGACCATTTCGACTCAAACTGTTGAAACATTTGTAACGCCATCTCCTTATTCGGCGCGCGATAAATCAGCTTGAGATCCTCGGCCACTTCGAATTGGTCTTTTTTCCGAACACGGCTGAGGGTGTTGCGGACTTTGTGCACGACACAGCGCTGCACATCGGCTTTCGGATACACCGCCTTAAAGGCTTCCTCCAGCCCCGGAAGGCCATCGAAGACGCCAAGAAGCACTTCCTTGACGCCTCTTTGGTAGAGGTGTTGAAGAATTTCCTGCCATCCATAGGCGCTTTCTTGTCCTCCCACGAAGAAATCCAGAATTTCTCGATACCCTTCTTCATTCACTCCTAACACCACATAAATGACTTCTTTCTCTACCGTATCGCGGCGAAGTTTCACGTACAAGCCGTCCAAATATAAGACAGAATAACGTTTGGATAGTGGACGATGGTGCCATTTCTCGATGTCTTCTTTCACGACATCGGTAATACGGCTGATCGTCGCTGGAGAATAAGCATTTCCTAGAATTCGTTCGATAAACTTGCCAATTTCCCGTGTACTCATGCCACTTTGATACATCCTAATGATGGCTTCCTCCAGCCAGCCGGTGTGGCGTTGATAAGGGGCAAACAACTGTGTTTGAAATTCCCCGTTTCGGTCTCTTGGAACCAAAAGACCCTCAATCCGGCCATATTGCGTATCTAGATTTCGCTGATAGTAGCCGTTTCTCATATTCGGCGTTCCAGCCTGTTCGATTTCGAGGAAATGTTTGATTTCTTCCCGCATAATCAGCTCTAATTTTTCCTTCACAAACTGACGAATGACACTTTCCAGTTGATTTGCCCAGTCGACATTCGGTATACTTCTTTTAGACATAGGTAGGGTACTCCTTTCTCTAAGATTTTTGGTCCAATCAGAGAATACCCTACCTTTTTTCTTTTGTTCTAGCAAAATGCTTTACACAAACTTTTATACATCATCCTCATGAAGGAAGAAGGTAAAAAAAGATAAAAAATTTTTCATCTTTATTACACCAAAAAACAAGCTCCTACGATTATTGATGAAAAATTGTTCATTCCGGCATCAAGACGATTGAAGTTTTCTTCCCTTTTCCATATCGTTTATAATGATATGCGTGCATGGAAGAGACCAGCAAAGGAGGATTGTTTCGTGAACACATTTGTTCAGCTGTTTGA is a window encoding:
- a CDS encoding HAMP domain-containing sensor histidine kinase; protein product: MKWSSLTRKLPIKWKLTIWSSALLCILFVSYNILQYVVMEKWSINYEKQNSKHQLIELEAFFKEKSIRTPSELKSYAQYFATINEKNQLIRILDDKGKPVLIVSHSVPSSWVKPKRVVSLQYEITYHQQERLLILRSPMTTFAGTIEIVRNMEMFDDFQEAFFFVMVATGIGAIILSFLGGAIIAKQLLVNVQAMTNTVKRIKKNGLNERVPVNDTNDELAQLGKLFNDLMDDLEQSFLQQKQFVEDASHELRTPLTIIKGHLTMLNRWGKNDPNVLNKSLQSSLKEVERLNQLVHELLELSRAESESPDTTEWETVDVSMVIDQVIRNFENVYTDYKFRKIRSESLYINMVARHLEQVLVILLDNAVKYGQENQKEVHVSTYRMQNVAKIEVKDFGIGIPQEEIPYVFHRFYRVDKARSRKQGGNGLGLAIAKRLVEKYGGTISIESKEGQGTTVILTFPVVR
- a CDS encoding IS256 family transposase; the protein is MSKRSIPNVDWANQLESVIRQFVKEKLELIMREEIKHFLEIEQAGTPNMRNGYYQRNLDTQYGRIEGLLVPRDRNGEFQTQLFAPYQRHTGWLEEAIIRMYQSGMSTREIGKFIERILGNAYSPATISRITDVVKEDIEKWHHRPLSKRYSVLYLDGLYVKLRRDTVEKEVIYVVLGVNEEGYREILDFFVGGQESAYGWQEILQHLYQRGVKEVLLGVFDGLPGLEEAFKAVYPKADVQRCVVHKVRNTLSRVRKKDQFEVAEDLKLIYRAPNKEMALQMFQQFESKWSSKYPREVQSWANELDVLLTFMDYPSSIRSVIYTTNVIERTIKEIRKRLKPMNSLSSLEAAEKVVYLTIQDFNEKWAGRKLRGFAEAQEALQRMFEERYC